The Tursiops truncatus isolate mTurTru1 chromosome 9, mTurTru1.mat.Y, whole genome shotgun sequence DNA segment AAGCTACAACAACAGGTCTCCTTCTTGAGATTCCTTTGGCGGGAAGGGCCACTTGAAAAGGGAAGGTTTGAAAGAGCTGAAAAGGAAGGTGGAAGGGTTCCCTAATTCTTCAAAAGAATACCACTGAGTGTCTGTCCTTCGTCTCCTCTATCCTGCACGACACACACTCCAGACTGTGTTAAGGGAGAAATCAAAGACACCTgtttgaagaaattgaggcatCGAAAGTCACCTGTGTACTTATTTGTGCCGGGGCTAGCCTGGTCCGACTGCAGGAAGAGGTTTGATTAGGTTTTGTTGGGTGTGATTGTTAGGACATTGTATTTTCCCCCCGTTACTCCAAATACCTGTCTTTGAGGGAAACTTGCCCTCTGAGAACTGTGACTTCACCAGGAGCCCTACCTTGGAGTAAGGCTGATACCTCTGGACCAGTAGTATTTGTTTGACGGGAGGAAGTGGGTGATTGTGGCTACTTTGAGTGACCCATTGTAGAGACTTGGTTGCCCTTCTGGCCTGCACTTGAAGGAACCATGGCTGCGGGGGTAGCAGCGTGGCTGCCCTTTGCAAGGGCAGCGGCCATTGGGTGGATGCCTGTGGCCTCGGGGCCCATGCCAGCTCCCCCGAGGCAGGAGAGGAAAAGGACTCAGGATGCTCTAATTGTGCTGAATGTGAGTGGCACTCGTTTCCAGACATGGCAGGACACCCTGGAACGGTACCCAGACACTCTGCTGGGCAGTTCGGAGAGGGACTTTTTCTACCATCCAGAGACTCAGCAGTATTTTTTTGACCGTGACCCAGACATCTTCCGCCACATCCTGAATTTCTACCGCACTGGGAAACTCCACTACCCTCGCCATGAGTGCATCTCCGCTTATGATGAAGAATTAGCCTTCTTTGGCCTCATCCCAGAAATTATTGGCGACTGCTGTTATGAGGAGTACAAGGATCGCCGGCGAGAGAACGCGGAGCGTCTTCAGGACGATGTTGATACCGACAACACCGGAGAGAGCGCGCTGCCCACTATGACGGCTCGGCAGAGGGTCTGGCGGGCTTTTGAGAACCCTCACACCAGCACAATGGCCCTGGTGTTCTACTATGTTACCGGCTTCTTCATTGCCGTCTCAGTCATCGCTAATGTGGTAGAAACAGTGCCCTGTGGGTCTAGCCCAGGTCACATTAAAGAACTGCCCTGTGGGGAGCGGTACGCCGTGGCCTTCTTTTGCTTGGATACAGCCTGTGTCATGATCTTCACAGTTGAGTACTTGCTTCGCCTGGCAGCAGCTCCTAGTCGTTACCGTTTTGTGCGTAGCGTCATGAGTATCATCGATGTGGTGGCCATCCTGCCTTATTACATTGGGCTGGTGATGACAGACAATGAGGATGTCAGTGGAGCCTTTGTCACACTCCGCGTCTTCCGGGTCTTCCGGATCTTTAAGTTTTCCCGCCACTCTCAAGGCCTGCGCATCCTGGGGTACACACTGAAGAGCTGTGCCTCTGAATTGGGCTTCTTGCTCTTCTCGCTCACCATGGCTATCATCATCTTCGCTACGGTTATGTTCTACGCAGAGAAGGGGTCTTCCGCTAGCAAGTTCACCAGCATCCCTGCTGCCTTCTGGTACACCATCGTCACCATGACAACACTAGGGTAGGTGCCATCAAGGGAAATGGGATGGAGGTGGTATATGTGTGTGGTGGTTGTGCACCCATTTAAGTTATATACTTACTAAGAGCAaataatctttctctttcttaaatgGGTTCAGGAAAATATTAtctaaatggttctgaagaactctTTTGATCTATGATATGAGTATGATGTAGTGATTGAAGTATTTAGGAAGTTGCTGGCCAGTGTTGAGTATTGATGCCTGAAAGTGATAAATCCAGAAAGAAATTTAGGAATTCCTGAATATAAAGATCATCAATATTATATGTatgaagacataaaaatataatgataatgaaaaacacaaaatttgtGTTCAAGTAAAGGTATGAAAATACACAGTGTATATTGAAATGCCTAGAAAGTGCTTCAGTGTATTGAACTGAAAAGTTTCCAcgtatatttgaaatattattttcatgtgaATACTTCTGGCATGCATTTTCCCTCTCAGAACcataattctcattttacagcaTTTTAAGACATAGATTATAGATATTATCAAAGGATTTTGTAATGTGTAtgcacatattcatatatatgcattttcatTATGGCTGATAAGTTATGCAGTGTTTTAGAATATCAGGGCTGAAACTGATCAACTCTACAAAATGCAGTGGAATGATATTTGCAACATATTTAAGTTTCTGCGTTCATAGTTTCAAATAAAGAAGCAAGTGACTCTTACCAcactttttttaagaaactacagATCCCATCAGGCAATGGGCGCATATTCATTAAATACACAGAGGGCAGAGCAGTATCTGATGAGATTGATGGTCACCAAGGGCTGGTTGCATTAGAGAATTTTGGGCCCCAATTTCCttttagaattcttttctttattattttatttggtgGTAATCGTGTTTTGCCACCAAAGGGACATATTCTGAATTAAtattgttctttaaaataaaatttaa contains these protein-coding regions:
- the KCND2 gene encoding A-type voltage-gated potassium channel KCND2, which translates into the protein MAAGVAAWLPFARAAAIGWMPVASGPMPAPPRQERKRTQDALIVLNVSGTRFQTWQDTLERYPDTLLGSSERDFFYHPETQQYFFDRDPDIFRHILNFYRTGKLHYPRHECISAYDEELAFFGLIPEIIGDCCYEEYKDRRRENAERLQDDVDTDNTGESALPTMTARQRVWRAFENPHTSTMALVFYYVTGFFIAVSVIANVVETVPCGSSPGHIKELPCGERYAVAFFCLDTACVMIFTVEYLLRLAAAPSRYRFVRSVMSIIDVVAILPYYIGLVMTDNEDVSGAFVTLRVFRVFRIFKFSRHSQGLRILGYTLKSCASELGFLLFSLTMAIIIFATVMFYAEKGSSASKFTSIPAAFWYTIVTMTTLGYGDMVPKTIAGKIFGSICSLSGVLVIALPVPVIVSNFSRIYHQNQRADKRRAQKKARLARIRAAKSGSANAYMQSKRNGLLSNQLQSSEDEQAFVSKSGSSFETQHHHLLHCLEKTTNHEFVDEQVFEESCMEVATVNRPSSHSPSVSSQQGITSTCCSRRHKKTFRIPNANISGSHRGSVQELSTIQIRCVERTPLSNSRSSLNAKMEECVKLNCEQPYVTTAIISIPTPPVTTPEGDDRPESPEYSGGNIVRVSAL